One part of the Aurantibacillus circumpalustris genome encodes these proteins:
- a CDS encoding glycosyltransferase, producing the protein MHSTLLIIFFVSGILIVHTYVIYPLSMILFFSKTKKKIVEYSIEDELPNVLVLIAAYNEEKVIGEKIDSVFNSTYPLKKIKVYVGSDASQDNTDNIVENLKQNYPNLELVKFSGRVGKISIINQLQSLEDAEILIMTDANVIFKPTTIFELVKKFKDERVGIVAANIFKESINDEGIAIQEKKYLSMENKIKTCESNAFNLIMGAEGGCYAIRDNLFTQVPLRFIVDDFYITMQVLNRGKFTLFNPDAICIEDLPSDTAGEYKRKVRISSGNFQNLFFFKKLLFAIGKPVSYAFWSHKVLRWLTPFFLFMSLSVSAALIYWHPIFIPLFFLQLFGFSFPVLDHLFKFKNSGLKFISHFYMMNLALLEGFVKFTKGIKTSVWQPIKRNV; encoded by the coding sequence ATGCATAGTACTTTACTGATAATATTTTTTGTTTCGGGTATTTTGATTGTACACACTTATGTAATTTATCCATTAAGTATGATTTTGTTTTTCTCTAAAACAAAGAAAAAAATAGTTGAGTATTCAATCGAGGATGAATTGCCAAATGTTCTGGTTTTAATCGCAGCGTACAACGAAGAGAAAGTAATCGGAGAAAAAATTGATTCTGTGTTTAACTCAACTTACCCGCTAAAAAAAATAAAAGTTTATGTTGGGTCAGATGCTTCACAAGACAATACAGATAACATCGTTGAAAATTTAAAACAAAATTATCCAAATCTCGAACTAGTTAAATTTAGTGGTCGTGTTGGGAAAATTAGCATTATTAACCAATTGCAGTCGCTGGAAGATGCTGAAATATTAATTATGACTGATGCTAATGTTATTTTTAAACCGACAACAATTTTTGAATTGGTTAAAAAATTTAAAGATGAAAGAGTTGGTATTGTAGCAGCAAATATTTTTAAGGAATCTATTAATGACGAAGGAATTGCGATACAAGAAAAAAAATACCTTTCAATGGAGAATAAAATTAAAACGTGTGAAAGCAATGCTTTTAATTTGATTATGGGGGCCGAAGGTGGCTGTTATGCCATTAGAGATAATTTGTTTACTCAAGTGCCTCTTCGTTTTATTGTTGATGATTTTTATATAACCATGCAAGTTTTAAATAGGGGTAAATTTACTTTATTTAATCCAGACGCAATCTGTATAGAAGATTTACCAAGCGATACTGCAGGTGAATATAAACGCAAGGTCCGAATTTCTTCAGGTAATTTTCAAAATCTTTTCTTCTTCAAAAAACTACTCTTCGCAATTGGAAAACCTGTTAGCTACGCTTTTTGGTCACACAAGGTATTACGCTGGTTAACACCTTTTTTCCTGTTTATGAGTCTTAGTGTTTCTGCCGCTTTAATTTATTGGCATCCAATTTTTATTCCTTTGTTTTTCCTTCAACTGTTCGGGTTTTCATTTCCAGTCTTAGATCATTTGTTTAAATTTAAGAATTCAGGTTTAAAATTTATTAGTCACTTTTACATGATGAATCTTGCTCTCCTGGAGGGTTTTGTGAAATTTACAAAGGGTATAAAAACAAGTGTTTGGCAACCAATTAAGAGAAATGTTTAA
- a CDS encoding glycosyltransferase family 4 protein encodes MFKILQIANKAPYPANDGSSIAIYNMAKGFIENKVDLHLISINTKKHFKPDGDVPKKFAEESHYTTVYRNTNTSTFGAILNLFTSNSYFVSRFYFNAFEKKLIELLKSNSFDIIQIEGLFMGVYIDTIKKHSTAKIVLRAHNIEHNIWKRHIAHEKMSVKKLYLGIQNTRLKKFEMKVISKVDAIVPITRTDEAEFKNMGFVKPIYTCITGVDVQSYLTKGDLVEKAKTIFYFGSMDWLPNQEAANWFLDNCWDKVHKAVPEAKLIIAGRGMPLEFFHITRPNVLIIENVEDGKAFFQQHQIMIVPLWSGSGLRIKIIEGMAYGKAIVSTSIGAEGINYTNKKNILIADNATDFSNAVIKLLENQMVRKEIEKNATEFAKSEFDNFKVTSKLVEFYNQLLNA; translated from the coding sequence GTGTTTAAAATCCTTCAAATAGCCAACAAAGCACCTTATCCCGCCAACGACGGAAGTAGTATTGCTATTTACAATATGGCGAAAGGATTTATTGAAAACAAAGTCGATCTCCATCTAATAAGTATAAATACTAAAAAACATTTTAAGCCTGATGGCGATGTTCCCAAAAAGTTTGCCGAAGAATCTCATTACACAACAGTCTATAGAAACACAAACACTTCAACATTCGGTGCTATTCTAAATCTTTTTACAAGTAACTCCTACTTTGTTTCACGCTTTTATTTTAATGCTTTTGAGAAGAAACTAATCGAATTATTAAAGAGCAACTCGTTTGATATCATTCAAATTGAGGGATTATTTATGGGCGTTTATATTGATACTATAAAAAAACATTCAACTGCTAAAATCGTTTTAAGAGCGCATAATATTGAGCATAATATCTGGAAGAGGCACATTGCACATGAAAAAATGAGTGTTAAGAAACTCTACCTTGGTATTCAAAATACTCGTCTTAAAAAGTTTGAAATGAAGGTTATTTCAAAAGTAGACGCCATTGTGCCAATAACGCGGACTGACGAAGCTGAATTTAAAAATATGGGATTTGTAAAGCCTATTTACACATGCATTACAGGGGTGGACGTTCAAAGTTATCTAACCAAAGGAGACTTAGTAGAAAAGGCAAAAACTATCTTTTATTTTGGATCTATGGATTGGCTTCCAAACCAAGAAGCTGCAAACTGGTTTCTTGATAATTGCTGGGATAAAGTTCATAAAGCTGTTCCAGAAGCTAAATTAATCATAGCGGGTAGGGGGATGCCTCTTGAATTTTTTCATATCACCCGTCCAAATGTGTTAATCATTGAAAATGTTGAAGATGGAAAAGCTTTTTTTCAACAGCATCAAATTATGATTGTGCCTCTTTGGTCTGGCAGCGGCTTAAGAATTAAAATAATCGAAGGTATGGCCTATGGAAAGGCGATTGTTAGTACTAGTATTGGCGCAGAAGGTATTAATTATACCAATAAGAAAAATATTTTAATTGCTGATAATGCAACTGATTTTTCAAATGCAGTTATTAAACTTCTAGAAAATCAAATGGTACGAAAAGAAATAGAAAAAAATGCTACAGAGTTTGCCAAATCTGAATTCGACAATTTTAAAGTAACCTCAAAACTAGTTGAATTCTATAATCAGTTATTGAATGCATAG
- a CDS encoding LptF/LptG family permease, which yields MVFLKKLHTLTLRSFLPPFFATLFISVFLLFLAQIVITYLDDFIGKGLKTIDLMRLFAYAWIAIIPQCIPLAVLLASIMSFGNMAENYELAAMKSSGLSLFKIVKAVFVLVLILAGLTFLFNNFVLPIVHLKSTTLLYDIRQKKPAVNIKEGIFYNAIDNYSLRVGKKSPKKDVLYDLYIYDHSSHLGNTVQMYSESGKITTTADTSALVLILRDGNRYEEGTSINSSSKHTFSQLNYKQLQVNIPLEDFKMKRTSEELFKGHGEMLNVWQIDSVIDSTKRILNRRFDNLKSQSLISFYSRTSALQNKKDSFPNVNVLAFYDSLKYDQFNMAIQNALNISRTAAGNIDNYSLGLENEDRQLKQYLMEWHKKIVVCFACIILFFIGAPLGAIIKKGGLGLPVIVSVIFFLAYYILTEMFNSLAIDSILPPWQALWAPLLIFLPISVFLTIKAANDSVIFDATIYYTWAGKLFRKKERV from the coding sequence ATGGTGTTTCTGAAAAAACTACATACACTCACGCTGAGATCGTTTTTACCGCCATTTTTTGCAACATTATTCATAAGTGTTTTCTTGTTATTTCTAGCTCAAATTGTAATAACTTACCTCGATGATTTTATTGGCAAGGGACTAAAAACCATTGATTTAATGAGACTTTTTGCTTATGCGTGGATTGCAATTATTCCGCAATGCATTCCATTGGCTGTTTTATTAGCATCTATCATGAGTTTTGGAAATATGGCCGAAAACTATGAATTAGCAGCCATGAAATCATCTGGTTTATCTTTGTTTAAAATTGTTAAAGCAGTTTTTGTTTTAGTGCTAATACTCGCAGGACTTACATTCTTGTTCAATAATTTTGTTCTACCCATCGTTCATTTAAAATCAACAACCTTGTTGTATGATATCCGTCAAAAAAAGCCGGCAGTAAATATCAAAGAAGGCATCTTTTATAACGCAATTGATAATTATAGTCTCAGGGTTGGTAAAAAATCGCCAAAAAAGGATGTTTTGTATGATTTATACATCTATGATCACAGTTCGCACCTTGGTAATACCGTTCAAATGTATTCTGAGTCAGGTAAAATTACAACTACAGCCGACACTTCCGCACTGGTGCTCATTTTAAGAGATGGTAATCGTTATGAAGAAGGTACGAGCATAAACAGCTCATCCAAACACACATTTTCTCAGCTAAACTATAAGCAGTTACAGGTAAATATTCCGCTTGAAGATTTTAAGATGAAACGTACAAGTGAGGAGTTATTTAAAGGTCATGGAGAGATGCTGAATGTTTGGCAGATTGATTCCGTAATTGATTCAACTAAACGGATTCTGAATCGACGCTTCGATAATCTTAAATCACAATCGCTTATTTCATTTTATAGTAGAACGTCGGCTTTACAAAATAAAAAAGACTCTTTCCCGAATGTTAATGTTTTGGCTTTTTATGACAGTCTTAAATACGATCAATTTAATATGGCAATACAAAATGCCTTAAATATTAGTCGTACCGCTGCCGGAAATATTGATAATTATAGTTTGGGTTTAGAAAACGAAGACCGGCAATTAAAACAATATCTTATGGAATGGCATAAAAAAATCGTCGTCTGTTTTGCTTGTATAATTTTGTTTTTTATTGGTGCGCCTTTAGGAGCTATCATAAAAAAAGGTGGACTGGGCCTTCCAGTTATTGTATCAGTTATTTTCTTTCTAGCTTATTACATTCTCACCGAAATGTTTAATTCTCTAGCAATTGATTCTATTTTACCACCCTGGCAGGCTTTATGGGCACCACTTTTGATTTTTTTACCGATAAGTGTTTTTTTAACCATTAAGGCCGCAAATGATTCTGTTATTTTTGACGCCACTATTTATTACACTTGGGCTGGTAAATTATTTAGAAAAAAAGAGCGTGTTTAA
- a CDS encoding glycosyltransferase family 2 protein produces MINGKKIIAVLPAYNAALTLKKTYDEIPFDIVDDVVLVDDHSKDNTSEVAKSIGIKHVIRHEKNKGYGGNQKTCYDTAMELGADIVIMLHPDYQYTPKLIASLSYLIANDLYPVAFGSRILGKGALKGGMPLYKYIFNRFLTFTQNVLVNQKLSEYHTGYRAFSKEVIQKINYHANSDDFVFDNQMISQIFYAGFDIAEVTCPTKYFPEASSINFRRSMKYGIGVLGVSFRHFFNRIGLMNSEIYKTKN; encoded by the coding sequence ATGATTAATGGAAAAAAGATAATTGCTGTACTTCCGGCATACAATGCTGCGTTGACTTTGAAGAAAACTTATGATGAGATTCCTTTTGATATTGTTGATGATGTAGTTTTGGTTGATGACCATAGTAAAGACAATACTTCAGAAGTAGCAAAAAGTATAGGGATTAAACATGTTATTCGCCACGAAAAGAATAAAGGTTATGGTGGAAATCAAAAAACCTGCTATGACACAGCTATGGAATTAGGTGCTGATATTGTTATCATGCTTCATCCAGATTATCAATATACTCCTAAACTCATTGCAAGTTTAAGTTATTTGATAGCGAATGATCTTTATCCTGTAGCCTTTGGCTCACGTATCCTTGGAAAAGGAGCCTTAAAAGGTGGAATGCCTTTGTATAAATATATTTTTAATCGCTTTCTTACTTTTACACAGAATGTTTTGGTAAACCAAAAGTTATCAGAATATCATACGGGGTATAGAGCATTTTCTAAAGAAGTCATTCAAAAAATAAATTACCATGCAAATTCTGACGATTTTGTTTTTGATAATCAAATGATTTCGCAAATTTTTTATGCAGGCTTTGATATTGCAGAGGTAACCTGTCCTACTAAGTATTTTCCTGAAGCTAGTTCAATTAATTTCAGGAGAAGTATGAAATATGGAATTGGAGTATTAGGAGTGTCTTTTAGACATTTTTTTAACCGTATTGGTCTAATGAATTCTGAAATATACAAAACCAAAAACTAA
- a CDS encoding IS1096 element passenger TnpR family protein, whose product MAIYRFKVFLEDNEDVFRDIDIKAAQNFEQFHTIIQEAFKFDSKHASAFFVSDDYWRKGQEITLRKEDLPLEEEEIRKNVDPKKLMSETKIAKFIEQPHQRFVYVFDPIVQWTFLLEMIKIVEDNPKITYPSIVKSYGTAPKQYKQVNVAKEELSPDMAMAGLLDDLNVEDEEVYKTLDTGEEAVEEDDINSLEGEEGEEESEDDSEDGEGSSDYGFDAETED is encoded by the coding sequence ATGGCTATTTATCGTTTTAAAGTTTTTCTTGAAGATAATGAAGATGTTTTTAGGGACATTGATATTAAAGCGGCACAAAACTTCGAACAATTTCATACCATAATTCAAGAAGCTTTTAAATTTGATTCAAAACATGCTTCTGCATTCTTTGTAAGTGATGATTATTGGCGCAAAGGCCAGGAAATTACTTTGAGAAAAGAAGATTTACCGCTTGAAGAAGAAGAAATTCGAAAAAATGTAGATCCTAAGAAGTTAATGTCTGAGACAAAAATTGCAAAATTTATTGAGCAACCGCATCAACGATTTGTTTACGTTTTTGATCCTATTGTTCAATGGACTTTTTTATTGGAAATGATTAAGATCGTCGAAGACAATCCAAAAATCACTTATCCAAGTATTGTAAAAAGTTATGGCACCGCTCCAAAACAATACAAACAAGTTAATGTGGCTAAGGAAGAGTTAAGTCCTGATATGGCAATGGCTGGTTTACTAGATGATTTGAATGTGGAAGATGAAGAAGTGTACAAAACTTTGGATACAGGTGAAGAGGCTGTTGAAGAAGATGATATAAACAGTCTTGAAGGTGAAGAAGGTGAAGAAGAATCTGAAGACGATTCGGAAGATGGAGAAGGAAGCAGTGATTATGGTTTTGATGCAGAGACAGAGGATTAA
- a CDS encoding DNRLRE domain-containing protein, giving the protein MLSLINLNPMRNFKIIAPWTFNFFLKQRELTIKKTQLIKPLLPFSVVFVMAFTSTTAQITLVLQPGPEDGFDTPIGFYTPQNYSIMNFSFMSELLAKALTVGGDCSVARSLLRFDLSAIPVSAVILSANLTLYSVSNVNPPHSGSNSSYIRRVTSSWTNSLVTWNTEPNNTSVDQATLAQSMSSTQDYNVDVTAMVSHMTANPQTNYGFELGLFNESCGKILTFGSSKNSNQAKRPKLVVQYSLLNVAINENKLSQATSIYPNPSSGKIHVRSSEGDLRLELYNLMSGLVLVKEVCEPNQQIDISHLPTGVYIYKTTSFKGQNTAGKIIVVN; this is encoded by the coding sequence TTGTTATCTTTAATAAACCTTAACCCAATGAGAAATTTTAAAATTATCGCACCCTGGACATTTAACTTCTTTCTGAAACAAAGAGAATTAACCATAAAAAAAACACAATTAATTAAACCATTACTGCCATTCTCAGTTGTTTTTGTTATGGCATTTACCAGTACGACAGCTCAAATCACTTTGGTTCTGCAGCCTGGACCTGAAGATGGATTCGATACACCGATTGGTTTCTATACTCCACAGAATTATTCTATAATGAATTTTAGTTTTATGTCAGAGCTTCTTGCCAAGGCTCTAACAGTTGGCGGAGACTGTTCTGTTGCTCGTAGCTTACTGCGTTTTGATTTATCGGCTATACCCGTTAGTGCCGTCATTCTTTCAGCTAATCTTACTCTATATTCTGTTTCCAACGTTAATCCTCCTCATAGTGGTAGTAATTCCAGCTATATTCGTCGCGTCACATCCAGTTGGACCAACAGCCTAGTTACTTGGAATACCGAACCAAATAATACTTCTGTAGATCAGGCCACGCTGGCACAAAGTATGTCTTCCACTCAGGACTATAACGTTGATGTCACAGCGATGGTGAGTCACATGACAGCCAATCCTCAAACAAACTACGGTTTTGAATTAGGACTCTTTAATGAAAGCTGCGGCAAAATTTTAACTTTTGGATCTTCTAAGAATAGTAATCAAGCCAAAAGACCAAAACTAGTAGTGCAATATTCTTTACTCAATGTTGCTATCAATGAAAATAAATTGTCACAAGCCACTAGTATTTATCCCAATCCTTCAAGTGGAAAAATTCATGTTCGATCAAGTGAAGGCGATTTAAGATTAGAATTGTATAACTTAATGTCCGGTCTGGTACTAGTAAAAGAAGTTTGTGAGCCTAATCAACAAATAGACATTAGTCATCTGCCTACGGGGGTTTATATCTACAAAACCACGTCGTTTAAGGGGCAGAACACTGCTGGGAAAATTATCGTAGTTAACTAA
- a CDS encoding polysaccharide biosynthesis C-terminal domain-containing protein: protein MGEIKKQSINNTILSYVGAGIGFLIIYIQPHLISSADIGLLRLLYSFSWMAAIIMPFGFGSVTMKFFPKIKNESKTHNGLFALLLLVASLGASVIASLLYLNKYFFVDYYKKSAEFPVYFNEALIFAFILSLISLYSVYSVSLFKTTITVFLTDIFTRLGQLFLIIIYHYEIIDKHTLVLSYIGVFLVQLILLLFYLVRSKAVSFRINWKFYKTLPLKEIIFFALLMMLTAFASLGIKFIDQLMIGHFLNENLVGVYATCVMICAIMEIPFNSLDRIAQPKIASAWSINDVKEVAKIYEMSSRYMFFVGGFLFCILWSSIDLIFLFLPAEYLQGKTAFFIISFSSLFNLLTGVNSSVILYSHKYFVASLFLFALILVAFIANNTLISLYGISGAAMSTLIAIATFNLLKYIYILIRFKMQPFSKHTGFILASILVISLVLFLMPNSLHPFITAAIGCSFTGIVFSVMNIKYNTIEEVNKVFRKFKLIK from the coding sequence ATGGGTGAGATAAAAAAACAAAGTATTAACAATACCATACTGAGTTACGTTGGTGCTGGGATTGGTTTTTTAATCATCTACATACAGCCTCATTTAATTTCTTCAGCTGATATTGGCTTACTGAGATTACTTTACTCGTTTTCATGGATGGCAGCCATCATTATGCCTTTTGGCTTTGGTAGTGTCACCATGAAATTCTTCCCTAAAATTAAAAACGAAAGCAAAACTCATAATGGCTTATTCGCTTTATTATTACTCGTAGCATCTTTGGGAGCTTCGGTTATCGCCTCTCTTTTGTATTTAAATAAATATTTTTTTGTCGATTATTACAAAAAGTCTGCTGAATTTCCTGTTTACTTTAATGAAGCACTCATATTTGCATTTATTCTTTCTCTCATTTCATTGTATTCAGTTTATTCAGTTTCTCTTTTTAAAACAACTATTACCGTTTTTTTAACCGACATATTTACGAGATTAGGTCAGCTCTTTTTAATAATAATTTATCATTATGAAATTATCGACAAGCACACGCTTGTTTTATCATACATAGGTGTCTTTTTAGTTCAATTAATCTTATTGTTGTTTTATTTAGTTAGAAGCAAGGCTGTTTCTTTTAGAATTAACTGGAAGTTTTACAAAACCCTGCCACTCAAAGAAATTATCTTCTTTGCACTGTTAATGATGTTAACAGCATTTGCCTCTTTAGGTATTAAATTTATTGACCAATTAATGATCGGGCATTTTTTGAATGAAAATCTGGTGGGCGTTTATGCAACCTGTGTCATGATTTGTGCCATTATGGAAATTCCATTTAATAGTCTTGATCGTATTGCTCAGCCAAAAATTGCTTCGGCTTGGAGTATCAATGATGTCAAAGAAGTTGCTAAGATCTATGAAATGAGCAGTCGGTATATGTTTTTTGTTGGCGGATTTCTATTTTGTATTCTTTGGTCAAGTATCGACCTTATTTTTTTATTTTTGCCAGCGGAGTATTTGCAAGGAAAAACTGCCTTTTTTATAATTTCATTTTCCTCACTTTTTAATCTTTTAACAGGCGTTAATTCCTCTGTAATTTTATATTCACACAAGTATTTTGTCGCTTCTTTATTCTTATTCGCCTTAATTCTGGTAGCATTTATTGCAAACAATACTTTGATAAGTTTATACGGTATTTCTGGCGCTGCAATGAGCACGCTTATTGCAATAGCAACATTTAACTTACTTAAGTATATTTATATCCTTATTAGATTTAAAATGCAGCCTTTTTCAAAACACACCGGTTTTATTTTGGCATCCATTTTAGTGATTTCACTTGTTTTATTTTTGATGCCAAATTCATTACATCCATTTATTACAGCTGCAATAGGCTGTTCATTCACCGGAATAGTCTTTTCGGTAATGAACATAAAATACAATACAATTGAAGAAGTAAATAAAGTGTTCAGGAAATTTAAATTAATTAAGTAA
- a CDS encoding FkbM family methyltransferase encodes MKFSIIYNKSINSFLRTCLKPFSKIIPDNLKFPVNGIFSVKGNNIKQFKVSTNPTSWFSKKVFWDNVEGFEFNSVKIFCEVVKNSSVFFDIGSNIGYYSLLASSIKNTNIVVYAFEPMPSAFNYLKENILINNFTNIKPQQLALSAEKGSTTFYSIVNPKFKDMPQLTGDGGLSQAQSGDRSKVNFEVQIDTLDNFVKENLGTLKIDLIKLDTEANEHHVLSGSHLVLSEHRPIIQCEILKNQIENEIDAILRKYDYLYYRATNQGLKQVESFLNNTTEYVDYYLVPKERKVLIEKFII; translated from the coding sequence ATGAAATTTTCGATAATTTACAACAAAAGTATAAATAGTTTTCTAAGAACTTGTTTAAAGCCTTTTTCAAAAATAATTCCCGACAATCTTAAATTTCCTGTGAATGGCATTTTTTCTGTCAAAGGAAATAACATAAAACAGTTTAAAGTATCAACCAATCCAACAAGTTGGTTCTCAAAAAAGGTTTTTTGGGATAACGTGGAGGGGTTCGAATTTAACTCCGTTAAAATCTTTTGCGAAGTTGTAAAAAATTCAAGTGTTTTTTTCGATATCGGCTCCAACATTGGTTATTATTCGTTGCTAGCAAGCAGTATTAAAAATACAAACATTGTCGTTTACGCTTTTGAACCAATGCCTTCAGCCTTTAATTATCTTAAGGAAAATATTCTAATAAATAACTTCACGAATATTAAGCCACAACAACTTGCACTTTCTGCTGAAAAGGGTTCAACGACTTTTTACTCAATCGTAAATCCAAAATTTAAAGACATGCCTCAATTAACTGGGGATGGTGGTTTAAGTCAGGCCCAGTCTGGTGATAGGAGCAAGGTTAATTTTGAAGTTCAGATTGACACGCTTGATAATTTTGTGAAGGAAAACTTAGGAACCCTGAAAATTGATCTTATTAAGCTTGATACGGAAGCGAATGAACATCATGTATTATCTGGTTCGCATTTAGTTTTGAGTGAACACCGACCAATAATTCAATGTGAAATTCTTAAAAATCAAATTGAGAACGAAATAGATGCCATTCTTAGAAAGTACGATTATCTCTACTACAGAGCCACAAATCAAGGCTTGAAACAAGTCGAATCTTTCCTAAATAATACCACTGAATACGTTGACTATTATTTGGTGCCAAAGGAGAGAAAAGTACTTATTGAAAAATTTATTATTTAA
- a CDS encoding glycosyltransferase family 4 protein, with protein sequence MSSNSVLFLTYWYPNKNNKSFGIFVKRHAHAANLYINTVVLSLNIAKGSSFFEKNIIVFKDEKGVETHQIDLNSKYYKLLYVLLPLHYFILKRYLKLTLNKQHTFDTIHSNVIFPCGIVGQKLATKFGLKHVITEHWTKIDKFFRVSLYSYSGKKVLNKANALTCVSQQLKDTLKTHTINHKISIIPNVIESSEFYYDPTINKNDVFTFIAVANWGQHKNPFYFLDALQELLITEKITNFKVVLIGDGEQTEKIRKKKYDFQIEFKGIIASKEVKTELSKSHIFLHGSDFETFSIVMAEALMCGLPSVLSPVGIAKDVINKDNGFVTNNTVSDWKEKIYLCYTTKYDNQLISEQLKNKFDLKAVGTQFKKLYEDL encoded by the coding sequence ATGAGCTCAAACTCTGTTTTGTTTTTAACTTATTGGTACCCAAACAAAAATAACAAAAGTTTTGGGATATTTGTAAAAAGGCACGCACACGCTGCAAATCTTTATATTAATACTGTGGTTCTTTCCTTAAATATTGCTAAAGGAAGTTCTTTTTTTGAAAAAAACATTATTGTTTTTAAAGATGAAAAAGGCGTTGAAACCCATCAAATTGATTTAAACTCAAAGTATTATAAACTGCTTTATGTTCTTTTGCCATTACACTATTTTATTTTAAAAAGATACCTAAAACTAACACTCAATAAACAGCATACATTTGATACAATTCATTCTAATGTTATTTTCCCTTGTGGTATAGTTGGTCAAAAATTAGCAACGAAATTCGGTTTAAAACATGTTATTACAGAGCACTGGACAAAAATAGATAAATTTTTTAGAGTTAGTTTATATTCTTATTCTGGAAAAAAGGTATTAAATAAGGCCAATGCTTTAACATGTGTGTCTCAACAGTTGAAAGATACTTTAAAAACGCACACTATAAATCATAAAATCTCAATCATTCCAAATGTAATTGAATCGAGCGAATTTTATTACGATCCCACAATTAACAAGAACGATGTTTTTACATTTATAGCCGTTGCTAACTGGGGACAACATAAGAATCCTTTTTATTTTTTGGATGCTCTACAAGAACTACTGATCACAGAAAAAATTACAAATTTCAAAGTTGTTTTAATCGGTGACGGAGAGCAAACTGAAAAAATTAGAAAAAAAAAATATGATTTTCAAATCGAATTCAAGGGGATCATTGCCAGTAAAGAAGTTAAAACCGAGCTAAGTAAAAGTCACATTTTTTTACATGGATCTGATTTTGAAACATTCTCAATAGTAATGGCCGAAGCTTTAATGTGTGGTTTACCTTCTGTTTTGAGTCCGGTAGGTATTGCAAAAGATGTTATAAATAAGGATAATGGCTTTGTAACAAACAATACTGTCAGTGATTGGAAGGAGAAAATTTATCTCTGTTACACGACTAAGTACGATAACCAATTAATTTCAGAACAATTAAAAAATAAATTTGATCTTAAAGCTGTCGGCACTCAATTTAAAAAACTGTATGAAGATTTGTGA